A genomic region of Chryseobacterium sp. KACC 21268 contains the following coding sequences:
- a CDS encoding ASCH domain-containing protein: MKPIKALSIKQPWASLIAHGIKDIENRTWKTNFRGRIYIHASAKWVPQPKGFTTYGKIYTDEQWRYIIAEYEESLTPILVPVKPDAENNNELPLSAIIGEVNIVDCVINHSSIWAEKTEGVLAGNHFFYERPIWNWVLANAVLYEKPILNVKGKLSFWEPAIDIAECIGCSEKFDYETMQQDNAGEDYCPECTAEMFPVMKAEYEEMVRNGEIEEN; encoded by the coding sequence TCAAACAACCGTGGGCATCGTTAATTGCTCACGGTATTAAAGACATCGAAAACAGAACCTGGAAAACTAATTTCCGCGGCCGGATATATATTCACGCTTCAGCGAAATGGGTTCCACAACCCAAAGGATTTACTACTTATGGTAAGATATACACCGATGAACAATGGAGATATATTATTGCAGAATATGAAGAATCTCTCACTCCAATATTGGTTCCTGTTAAACCTGATGCAGAAAATAACAATGAATTGCCACTATCTGCCATCATCGGCGAAGTTAATATTGTCGATTGTGTTATCAATCATAGTTCAATTTGGGCTGAGAAAACTGAAGGGGTTTTGGCAGGTAATCATTTTTTTTACGAAAGACCAATCTGGAATTGGGTTTTGGCAAACGCTGTATTATACGAAAAACCAATCCTAAACGTCAAAGGAAAGCTTTCTTTTTGGGAACCGGCAATTGATATCGCTGAATGCATAGGATGCTCCGAAAAGTTCGATTATGAAACTATGCAGCAAGATAACGCCGGTGAAGATTATTGTCCGGAATGCACCGCCGAAATGTTTCCGGTAATGAAAGCAGAATACGAGGAAATGGTTCGTAACGGTGAAATAGAAGAAAATTAA